A single window of Helicobacter pylori NCTC 11637 = CCUG 17874 = ATCC 43504 = JCM 12093 DNA harbors:
- the hypD gene encoding hydrogenase formation protein HypD — protein MSVDHLISPFRDKRTLLALSNAIKKLASKLEKKLVIMEVCGGHTHSIMKYGLLDLMPNNLEFVHGPGCPVCVMPRARLDEAYELATIKDSIVLSLGDMMKVPGSYGSLIQAREKGLDARFLYSPMQALEIAKENPHKKVIYIAIGFETTTPMTASVLLNAKKEKINNLFFHTNHILVPPSVSAILKDPACQINALLAPSHVSVISGAQIYAPLVDRFKIPIIVSGFEPVDILESVLMLLKQALNKEAKLEIQYKRAVSYGGNVKAQVLVNACMEVRENFEWRGLGNIKHSALKLKEAFASYDAEKVFKEHLSHKTSKENKACKCGEILKGIAKPLDCSLFATTCTPQNPIGSCMVSSEGACAAYYRYKRV, from the coding sequence ATGAGCGTTGATCATCTCATTTCGCCCTTTAGAGACAAGCGAACCCTTTTAGCGCTCTCTAATGCAATCAAAAAACTCGCTTCCAAACTTGAAAAAAAATTAGTCATCATGGAAGTGTGCGGAGGGCATACGCATTCGATCATGAAATACGGGCTTTTGGATTTGATGCCTAACAATTTAGAGTTTGTGCATGGGCCGGGCTGCCCGGTATGCGTGATGCCAAGAGCGCGCCTTGATGAAGCTTATGAGTTAGCCACTATCAAAGATAGCATTGTTTTGAGTTTAGGGGATATGATGAAAGTCCCCGGGAGCTATGGGAGTTTGATACAAGCCAGAGAAAAGGGGCTAGATGCGCGCTTTTTGTATTCGCCCATGCAAGCTTTAGAGATCGCTAAAGAAAACCCGCATAAAAAAGTCATCTACATTGCGATCGGTTTTGAAACCACCACGCCCATGACAGCGAGCGTTTTACTGAACGCCAAAAAAGAAAAAATCAACAACCTTTTTTTCCACACCAACCACATTTTAGTGCCTCCCAGCGTGAGCGCGATTTTAAAAGATCCAGCATGCCAGATTAACGCCCTTTTAGCCCCTAGCCATGTGAGCGTGATCAGCGGCGCTCAAATCTATGCTCCTTTAGTGGATCGCTTCAAAATCCCCATTATCGTGAGCGGTTTTGAGCCGGTGGATATATTAGAAAGCGTGCTGATGCTTCTTAAACAAGCCTTAAACAAAGAAGCCAAGCTAGAAATCCAATACAAAAGAGCGGTGAGCTATGGGGGGAATGTGAAAGCGCAAGTGTTAGTCAATGCGTGCATGGAAGTTAGGGAAAATTTTGAATGGAGAGGGTTAGGGAATATCAAACATTCCGCCCTAAAGCTCAAAGAAGCGTTCGCTTCTTATGACGCTGAAAAAGTCTTTAAAGAACACTTAAGCCACAAAACCTCTAAAGAAAACAAGGCATGCAAGTGTGGGGAAATTTTAAAAGGCATCGCTAAACCCCTAGACTGCTCATTGTT
- a CDS encoding HypC/HybG/HupF family hydrogenase formation chaperone, whose protein sequence is MCLAIPSKVIAINDNVALLETLGVQREASLDLMGESVKVGDYVLLHIGYVMSKIDEKEALESIELYQEMIAKMNETQ, encoded by the coding sequence ATGTGTCTAGCGATCCCCTCTAAAGTCATAGCCATTAACGATAATGTGGCGCTCTTAGAGACTTTGGGCGTTCAAAGAGAGGCGAGCTTGGATTTAATGGGCGAGTCCGTTAAAGTGGGCGATTACGTGCTGCTCCACATCGGCTATGTGATGAGCAAGATTGATGAAAAAGAAGCCCTAGAATCCATTGAGCTTTATCAAGAAATGATCGCCAAAATGAACGAAACGCAATAA
- the hypB gene encoding hydrogenase nickel incorporation protein HypB encodes MSEQRKESLQNNPNLSKKDVKIVEKILSKNDIKAAEMKERYLKEGLYVLNFMSSPGSGKTTMLENLADFKDFKFCVVEGDLQTNRDADRLRKKGVSAHQITTGEACHLEASMIEGAFDLLKDEGALEKSDFLIIENVGNLVCPSSYNLGAAMNIVLLSVPEGDDKVLKYPTMFMCADAVIISKADMIEVFNFRVSQVKEDMQKLKPEAPIFLMSSKDPKSLEDFKNFLLEKKRENYQSTHSF; translated from the coding sequence ATGAGCGAACAACGAAAAGAATCTTTACAAAATAACCCTAATTTGAGTAAAAAAGACGTCAAAATCGTGGAAAAGATTTTGAGCAAGAACGACATTAAAGCCGCTGAAATGAAAGAGCGCTATCTCAAAGAAGGGCTGTATGTGTTAAATTTCATGAGCTCTCCTGGCAGCGGTAAAACCACGATGCTAGAAAATCTAGCGGATTTTAAAGACTTTAAGTTTTGCGTGGTAGAGGGCGATTTGCAAACCAACAGAGATGCGGACAGATTGCGTAAAAAAGGCGTGAGCGCACACCAGATCACCACCGGCGAAGCGTGCCATTTGGAAGCGAGCATGATTGAGGGGGCGTTTGATTTATTAAAAGATGAGGGAGCGTTAGAAAAAAGCGATTTCTTAATCATTGAAAACGTGGGGAATCTGGTTTGCCCCTCAAGCTATAATCTAGGGGCGGCGATGAATATCGTTTTACTCTCCGTCCCAGAGGGCGATGATAAGGTGCTAAAATACCCCACGATGTTCATGTGTGCGGATGCGGTAATTATCAGTAAAGCGGATATGATTGAAGTGTTTAATTTCAGGGTTTCTCAAGTCAAAGAAGACATGCAAAAATTAAAGCCTGAAGCGCCTATTTTTTTAATGAGTTCCAAAGATCCTAAAAGTTTGGAAGATTTTAAAAACTTCCTTTTAGAAAAAAAGCGTGAAAATTACCAGTCCACGCATTCGTTTTAA
- a CDS encoding cupin domain-containing protein gives MRMVNFLEGVHFEKLHIEALSENSSNKEIRICMPKGAIMDKHKAPGAISVQVLEGKIVFEVGDEKIEMPKGALISLEAQVSHRLDALENSVIRLSLSKK, from the coding sequence ATGAGAATGGTTAATTTTTTAGAGGGCGTTCATTTTGAAAAGCTCCACATTGAAGCGTTGAGTGAAAATTCTTCCAATAAGGAAATCCGCATTTGCATGCCCAAGGGAGCGATCATGGACAAACACAAGGCCCCGGGAGCTATCAGCGTGCAGGTTTTAGAGGGCAAAATCGTTTTTGAAGTGGGAGATGAAAAAATAGAAATGCCAAAGGGAGCGTTAATCAGCCTAGAAGCCCAAGTTTCGCATCGTTTGGACGCTTTAGAAAATAGCGTTATCAGATTGTCTTTGAGTAAAAAATAA
- a CDS encoding flagellar hook-length control protein FliK: MPSPINPIHTNASANASTLINSGAKNEDTKNAPKSASKDFSKILNQKISKDKTAPKENPNALKAAPKDSKESTKEDAKALEKTPTPHHQHAQNPAKDQQAPTLKDWLNHKKTTAPHEAQHETHEANETNPKTPNETLNKNEKKPNEVISNAHQINLTNKNPITPTNHANNAIKKPTAPTHNAKESKTLKDIQTLSQKHDLNASNIQATTTPENKTPLNASDHLALKTTQTPTNHTLAKNDAKNTANLSSVLQSLEKKESHNKEHANPQNNEKKTPPLKEALPMNAIKRDKTLSKKKSEKTPTKAQTTAPSTTPENAPKIPLKTPPLMPLIGANPPNDNPPTPLEKEETTKEASDNKEKTKESTNNAQSAQNAQASDKTSENKSTAPKETIKHFTQQLKQEIQEYKPPMSRISMDLFPKELGKVEVIIQKVGKNLKVSVISHNNSLQTFLDNQQDLKNSLNALGFEGVDLSFSQDSSKEQPKESFKEQELTPLKENALKSYQENTDHENKETSMQITLYA, encoded by the coding sequence ATGCCATCTCCTATTAATCCCATTCACACCAACGCAAGCGCCAACGCAAGCACTTTAATAAATAGCGGAGCGAAAAACGAAGACACCAAAAACGCCCCTAAAAGCGCATCAAAAGATTTCAGTAAGATCTTAAACCAAAAGATCTCTAAAGACAAAACCGCCCCTAAAGAAAATCCTAACGCATTAAAAGCCGCACCCAAAGACTCTAAAGAGAGCACTAAAGAGGACGCTAAAGCGCTTGAAAAAACCCCTACCCCACACCACCAACACGCTCAAAATCCCGCCAAAGACCAACAAGCCCCTACCCTAAAAGATTGGCTCAACCACAAAAAAACAACAGCCCCACATGAGGCTCAACATGAAACCCATGAGGCTAATGAAACTAACCCCAAAACCCCTAACGAAACTTTAAACAAGAATGAAAAAAAGCCTAACGAAGTTATCTCTAACGCTCATCAAATAAATTTAACTAATAAAAACCCCATAACCCCCACCAACCACGCTAATAACGCTATCAAAAAACCCACAGCCCCAACCCATAACGCTAAAGAGTCAAAAACCCTTAAAGACATCCAAACGCTCAGCCAAAAACATGACTTAAACGCCAGCAACATTCAAGCGACCACAACTCCAGAAAATAAAACCCCCTTAAATGCGAGCGATCATCTTGCTTTGAAAACAACGCAAACGCCCACTAACCACACCCTTGCAAAGAACGACGCTAAAAACACCGCCAACCTTTCTAGCGTTTTGCAATCCTTAGAAAAAAAAGAATCGCACAATAAAGAACACGCAAACCCCCAAAATAACGAAAAAAAAACGCCCCCTTTAAAGGAAGCTTTACCAATGAACGCTATTAAAAGGGATAAAACGCTTTCTAAAAAAAAGTCAGAAAAAACCCCTACTAAAGCCCAAACTACAGCCCCAAGCACAACGCCAGAAAACGCCCCTAAAATCCCTCTTAAAACGCCCCCTTTAATGCCTTTAATAGGAGCTAACCCCCCTAACGATAACCCTCCAACGCCATTAGAAAAAGAAGAAACAACTAAAGAAGCAAGCGATAATAAAGAAAAAACTAAAGAATCCACTAACAACGCTCAAAGCGCGCAAAACGCCCAAGCTAGCGATAAGACAAGCGAGAATAAAAGCACTGCCCCTAAAGAGACGATCAAGCATTTCACCCAACAATTAAAGCAAGAAATCCAAGAATACAAACCCCCCATGAGCAGGATCTCTATGGATTTATTCCCTAAGGAATTGGGCAAGGTTGAAGTGATTATTCAAAAAGTGGGTAAAAACCTTAAAGTGAGCGTGATTTCTCACAACAACAGCCTACAAACCTTTTTAGACAACCAACAAGATCTCAAAAACAGCCTGAACGCTTTAGGCTTTGAAGGGGTAGATTTGAGCTTTTCGCAAGATTCTTCTAAAGAGCAACCCAAAGAGTCATTCAAAGAGCAGGAATTAACCCCCTTAAAAGAAAACGCCCTAAAAAGCTACCAAGAGAATACGGACCATGAAAACAAAGAAACGAGCATGCAAATCACTCTTTATGCGTGA
- the flgD gene encoding flagellar hook assembly protein FlgD, protein MAIDLAEVTGAKAAQERKKEQPTIANGLDKNAFMKLFLEQLKNQDPTAPMETDKIITQTAQLTQVEMQEENKKTMQEVASAMKSNKETNESLKDFQGALKDTMENLNKGMDDSLKANNALREVTALNSVSMIGKIAETDVSGANFDGNNKLSFSLFFDEKIDASKGVPAIQILNENNELVKTIPLKDYNGQKGYINFEWDGTNEKGEKVPKGNYKIKAEYNLDSQSKQYLQTRIGRGEVESVIFDKGKPMLRMGEMILPIDSAIEFYKPDQKPIEQKPIDQKPLEQKLSDQKPIEQKPIEQKLSDQRPIDQKPQTPPKETA, encoded by the coding sequence ATGGCCATTGATTTAGCAGAAGTTACAGGAGCTAAAGCCGCGCAAGAAAGGAAAAAAGAGCAACCCACCATCGCTAACGGGTTGGATAAAAACGCTTTCATGAAACTCTTTTTAGAGCAATTGAAAAATCAAGACCCCACCGCTCCTATGGAAACGGATAAAATCATCACCCAAACCGCGCAGCTCACGCAAGTGGAAATGCAAGAAGAAAACAAAAAAACCATGCAAGAAGTCGCCAGTGCGATGAAATCCAATAAAGAAACTAACGAATCTTTAAAAGACTTTCAAGGCGCTTTAAAAGACACCATGGAAAACCTTAATAAAGGCATGGACGATAGCTTGAAAGCCAATAACGCTTTAAGGGAAGTAACGGCCCTTAATTCTGTGAGCATGATAGGCAAAATCGCTGAAACCGATGTGAGCGGGGCGAATTTTGACGGCAACAACAAGCTTTCTTTTTCGCTCTTTTTTGATGAAAAAATTGACGCTTCTAAAGGAGTGCCAGCGATTCAAATCCTGAATGAAAACAATGAATTAGTCAAAACGATTCCTTTAAAAGATTATAACGGGCAAAAGGGGTATATCAATTTTGAATGGGACGGCACAAACGAAAAGGGCGAAAAAGTCCCTAAAGGCAATTACAAAATCAAGGCTGAATACAATTTAGACTCCCAAAGCAAGCAGTATTTGCAAACGCGCATTGGTAGGGGCGAAGTGGAAAGCGTGATTTTTGATAAAGGCAAGCCCATGTTAAGAATGGGCGAAATGATTCTACCCATAGACAGTGCGATAGAATTTTATAAACCGGATCAAAAACCGATTGAACAGAAACCGATTGATCAAAAACCGCTTGAACAGAAACTCTCTGATCAAAAACCCATTGAGCAAAAACCGATTGAGCAAAAACTCTCTGATCAAAGACCGATTGATCAAAAACCCCAAACTCCCCCTAAAGAGACAGCATGA